One Burkholderia cepacia genomic window carries:
- a CDS encoding Lrp/AsnC family transcriptional regulator has translation MPIKLDAIDRRILRALQQNSNQTNAELAQRAGLSATPCLRRVHLLEEQGVIDAYVALLNPAAVELRLTAFVRVTLERQDKTTVERFAREIEKAPEVLECHLMAGSYDYLLRVIARDLDDYQRFQMETLTQIEGVRNVETEIPLKRIKQTTRLPI, from the coding sequence ATGCCAATCAAGCTCGATGCGATCGACCGGCGCATTCTGCGTGCATTGCAACAGAATTCGAACCAGACGAATGCCGAACTCGCGCAGCGGGCCGGGCTGTCCGCCACGCCCTGCCTGCGCCGCGTTCACCTGCTCGAGGAACAGGGCGTGATCGACGCGTATGTCGCGCTGCTGAATCCCGCGGCCGTCGAGTTGAGGTTGACGGCCTTCGTGCGCGTCACGCTCGAGCGCCAGGACAAGACGACGGTCGAACGCTTCGCGCGGGAAATCGAAAAAGCGCCCGAAGTGCTCGAATGCCACCTGATGGCCGGCAGCTACGACTATCTGCTGCGCGTGATCGCCCGCGATCTCGACGACTACCAGCGCTTCCAGATGGAAACGCTCACGCAGATCGAAGGCGTGCGCAACGTCGAGACCGAGATTCCGCTGAAGCGGATCAAGCAGACGACCCGTCTTCCGATCTAG
- a CDS encoding methionine ABC transporter permease, producing the protein MFDLWWPELLDAIRDTLSMVAASAAIAALIGIPLAVILVTTAPGGIYERRGANAVLGALVNVFRSTPFIILLVALLPFTRMLIGTTIGVWAAVVPLSIAAIPFFARIAEVSLREVDRGLIEAALAMGAKRRHIVWHVLLPEALPGMLGGFTITVVALIGSTAMAGAVGAGGLGDLAIRYGYQRFDTTVMATVIVILIALVSAVQITGDRLVRRVTRRT; encoded by the coding sequence ATGTTTGACCTCTGGTGGCCCGAACTGCTCGACGCGATCCGCGACACGCTGTCGATGGTCGCCGCGTCGGCCGCGATCGCGGCGCTGATCGGCATCCCGCTCGCGGTGATCCTCGTGACGACCGCGCCCGGCGGCATCTACGAGCGGCGCGGCGCGAACGCGGTGCTCGGCGCGCTCGTCAACGTGTTCCGCTCGACGCCGTTCATCATCCTGCTGGTCGCGCTGCTGCCGTTCACGCGCATGCTGATCGGCACGACGATCGGCGTATGGGCGGCCGTCGTGCCGCTGTCGATCGCCGCAATCCCGTTCTTCGCGCGGATCGCCGAGGTGAGCCTGCGCGAAGTCGATCGCGGGCTGATCGAGGCCGCGCTCGCGATGGGCGCGAAGCGCCGCCACATCGTCTGGCACGTGCTGCTGCCCGAGGCGCTGCCCGGCATGCTCGGCGGCTTCACGATCACCGTCGTCGCGCTGATCGGCTCGACCGCGATGGCGGGGGCCGTCGGCGCGGGCGGGCTCGGCGATCTCGCGATCCGCTACGGCTATCAGCGTTTCGACACGACCGTCATGGCGACCGTGATCGTGATCCTGATCGCACTCGTTTCGGCCGTGCAAATCACGGGCGACCGCCTGGTCCGACGCGTGACCCGGCGTACCTGA
- a CDS encoding acyl-CoA dehydrogenase family protein: MNDPRGPATLAAATEVSAVDPDALARVIETLRETAAARDRAGGHAAHEKQWLADAGLLTLAVPRAFGGREAAWPEIYDTIRRIARVDSALAHLVGFQILQVVSVDVWGSAAQRERYLRGTVEHGWWWGNAVNPLDTRLVATATPDGGYRLDGVKGFCSGTRGSQRMTVSAHDPQQAGRTVFGVVPTDRAGITVNEDWDPIGQRQTDSGSVNFDGVTLAPDEVLHRSEAPPTPRATLRTLVSQLVLTNLFVGLAEGALAEARDYVLKHGRPWIQSDVAQASDDPYTLQRFGDMRVRAIAAAALADRAATALQHAWARRDALTADERAEAALAVSEAKIVAQRAALDNGEALFDACGARATAASLGLDRFWRNARTHTLHDPLDYRLRDVGRFALTGALPEASLYT, encoded by the coding sequence ATGAACGATCCACGCGGCCCGGCGACGCTCGCCGCTGCAACGGAGGTGTCAGCCGTCGATCCGGACGCACTGGCGCGCGTCATCGAAACGCTGCGCGAAACCGCCGCCGCGCGCGATCGCGCGGGCGGCCACGCCGCGCACGAAAAGCAGTGGCTCGCCGACGCGGGCCTGCTGACGCTCGCGGTGCCGCGTGCGTTCGGCGGGCGGGAAGCCGCGTGGCCCGAGATCTACGACACGATCCGGCGGATCGCGCGCGTCGACAGCGCGCTCGCGCATCTGGTCGGGTTCCAGATCCTGCAGGTGGTGAGCGTCGACGTGTGGGGCAGCGCGGCACAGCGCGAACGCTATCTGCGCGGCACGGTCGAGCATGGCTGGTGGTGGGGCAATGCGGTCAACCCGCTCGACACGCGGCTGGTGGCCACGGCGACGCCCGACGGCGGCTACCGGCTCGACGGCGTGAAGGGTTTCTGTTCGGGCACGCGCGGCTCGCAGCGCATGACGGTGTCCGCGCACGATCCGCAACAAGCGGGCCGTACCGTGTTCGGCGTGGTGCCGACCGATCGCGCGGGGATCACGGTCAACGAAGACTGGGATCCGATCGGCCAGCGCCAGACCGACAGCGGCAGCGTGAACTTCGACGGCGTGACGCTCGCGCCGGACGAGGTGCTGCACCGCTCCGAGGCACCGCCGACACCGCGCGCGACGCTGCGCACGCTCGTGTCGCAGCTGGTGCTGACGAACCTGTTCGTCGGGCTCGCGGAAGGTGCGCTGGCGGAAGCGCGCGACTACGTGCTCAAGCATGGCCGCCCATGGATACAGTCGGACGTCGCGCAGGCGAGCGACGATCCGTACACGCTGCAGCGCTTCGGCGACATGCGCGTGCGGGCGATCGCCGCGGCGGCGCTGGCCGACCGCGCGGCCACCGCGTTGCAGCATGCGTGGGCGCGGCGGGATGCGCTGACGGCGGACGAGCGCGCCGAGGCGGCGCTCGCGGTATCGGAGGCGAAGATCGTCGCGCAGCGCGCGGCGCTCGACAACGGCGAGGCGCTGTTCGACGCATGCGGCGCACGCGCGACGGCCGCGTCGCTCGGCCTCGACCGCTTCTGGCGGAACGCGCGCACGCATACGCTGCACGATCCGCTCGACTACCGGCTGCGTGACGTCGGCCGGTTCGCGTTGACGGGGGCGTTGCCCGAAGCGTCGCTGTATACGTGA
- a CDS encoding LysE family translocator yields the protein MLHVSWLPFLATSLLIIVTPGQDMVLVMSRTLSGGTRAGLVTAAGVSVGLLVHTMLATLGLGALLKASEWLFTALKVIGALYLLYLGITLLRSSGELTLSSGGRAQASRLRTFAQGALSNVSNPKVALFYLAFLPQFVPAGAAHPMLSLFELGATFAGLTFLVKGPVAVFAGLLSASIRRNPRILTRMHRVSGVVLLGLGVKLALERR from the coding sequence ATGCTGCACGTCTCGTGGTTGCCGTTCCTGGCCACCTCCCTTTTGATCATCGTCACGCCGGGCCAGGACATGGTGCTCGTGATGTCTCGTACGCTGTCCGGCGGTACGCGCGCGGGCCTCGTGACGGCCGCGGGCGTCAGCGTCGGGCTGCTCGTGCATACGATGCTCGCGACGCTCGGGCTGGGCGCGCTTCTTAAGGCATCCGAATGGCTGTTCACGGCGCTGAAAGTGATCGGCGCGCTGTACCTGCTGTACCTCGGCATCACGTTGCTGCGTTCGTCGGGAGAGCTGACGTTGTCCAGCGGCGGCCGCGCGCAGGCATCGCGGCTGCGTACGTTCGCACAAGGCGCGCTGTCCAACGTGTCGAATCCGAAGGTCGCGCTGTTCTACCTGGCGTTCCTGCCGCAGTTCGTGCCGGCGGGCGCTGCGCATCCGATGCTGTCGCTGTTCGAGCTGGGCGCGACGTTTGCCGGCCTGACGTTCCTCGTCAAGGGGCCCGTTGCGGTATTCGCCGGCCTGCTGTCCGCATCGATCCGCCGCAACCCGCGGATCCTGACGCGCATGCACCGCGTCAGCGGGGTGGTGCTGTTGGGGCTTGGTGTGAAGCTGGCGCTCGAGCGGCGGTGA
- a CDS encoding methionine ABC transporter ATP-binding protein, with translation MTQLFDTLGFVDASAVRAGRDAHARAADRADAEATNGVAVSLEQVGKVFATPRGQAAALRDVTLDVRRGEVFGIIGRSGAGKSTLLRLVNGLERPSSGRVRVQGVDVGALDEDGLVALRRRTGMVFQHFNLLSAKTVFENVALPLKIAGVPKAERVRKVEALLELVGLAAKRDAYPASLSGGQKQRVGIARALVHDPEVLLCDEATSALDPETTQSILALLADINRRLGLTIVLITHEMEVIRAVCDTVAVIEQGEVVETGPVWRVFGDPRHGATRALLSTLVHDLPAELAARVRPLPEQAALPDGAQVVLDVRYTGESGGEPDVGALAAALGGSVRFLHGGIERIQGHAQGRLVIAAAADAHAPGALAALLERARRHANHAEVLGYV, from the coding sequence ATGACGCAATTGTTCGATACGCTGGGTTTCGTCGACGCATCGGCCGTGCGTGCCGGCCGTGACGCGCATGCGCGCGCGGCCGATCGGGCCGACGCTGAGGCCACGAACGGCGTCGCCGTGTCGCTGGAGCAGGTCGGCAAGGTGTTCGCGACGCCGCGCGGCCAGGCCGCCGCGCTGCGCGACGTGACGCTCGACGTGCGTCGCGGCGAGGTATTCGGGATCATCGGCCGCAGCGGCGCCGGGAAGTCGACGTTGCTGCGGCTCGTGAACGGGCTCGAACGGCCGAGCTCGGGCCGCGTGCGCGTGCAGGGCGTCGACGTCGGCGCGCTCGACGAGGACGGGCTCGTCGCGCTGCGGCGCCGCACCGGCATGGTGTTCCAGCATTTCAACCTGCTGTCCGCGAAGACGGTGTTCGAGAACGTCGCGCTGCCGCTGAAGATCGCCGGCGTGCCGAAGGCCGAGCGCGTGCGCAAGGTCGAGGCGCTGCTCGAACTCGTCGGGCTCGCCGCGAAACGCGACGCGTATCCGGCCAGCCTGTCGGGCGGGCAGAAGCAGCGCGTCGGCATTGCCCGCGCGCTCGTGCACGATCCCGAGGTGCTGCTGTGCGACGAGGCGACGTCGGCACTCGATCCCGAGACGACGCAGTCGATTCTCGCGCTGCTCGCCGACATCAACCGCCGCCTCGGGCTGACGATCGTGCTGATCACGCACGAGATGGAAGTGATCCGCGCGGTGTGCGACACGGTCGCGGTGATCGAACAGGGCGAAGTCGTCGAAACGGGCCCCGTGTGGCGCGTGTTCGGCGATCCGCGCCACGGCGCGACGCGCGCGCTGCTCAGCACGCTCGTGCACGACCTGCCGGCCGAACTGGCCGCGCGCGTGCGGCCGCTGCCCGAGCAGGCCGCGCTGCCCGACGGTGCGCAGGTCGTGCTCGACGTCCGTTATACGGGCGAGAGCGGCGGCGAGCCGGATGTCGGCGCGCTCGCGGCGGCGCTCGGCGGCTCGGTGCGGTTCCTGCACGGCGGGATCGAGCGGATCCAGGGGCATGCGCAAGGGCGGCTCGTGATCGCGGCGGCGGCCGACGCGCACGCGCCCGGCGCGCTCGCCGCGCTGCTCGAACGCGCGCGCCGCCATGCGAATCACGCGGAGGTGCTCGGCTATGTTTGA